The genomic window AGGCCAAGGCCGCAACACCCACCAAGGTGGTGATCAGCATCGCCCACAGGCCTGGGGTGTAGCCCGCCGATGCAGACCACATCCACCCCAGGGCCAGGGGCGCCGTGGCACGTGCCAATGCCACCGGAACACCCAAAGCACCATTGAGCGTGGCCACGTGTTCGCGGCTGACGTACTGGGCCATGGCGGTGCCTTTGACAATGGTCAGCATGCCATTGCCCATGCCAAACAACACCACAAACAGCACCACGACCCCGGTTTGTGCAGGCCCTGCCCACGGCGCGGCCAGCAAGGCCAGCAGACCCAGCGGTATCAGGGCGGGTATCAGGCGGTTGGCCAGGTGCAGGTCAAAGTGGTGCTCAAAAAAATACAGCAGCAAACGCCCCAGCACCTGAAACGCGCCAATACTGGCCGGAATGGCGATGACCCAGGCCTCGCTCAAGCCGTGTTCGCGCAGCAGGTTGATCATGTGCGCTGGCAGCGCTGACGCCACGGCAGTCATCAACACCAGGAAACTGCCCACCAACAAAAAAGCGGGGGACCGCATCAAACTGGCCAAACCCGCTGCAACCTTTGCGCGACCCTGCGCCGTGTGGACCTTGGCGGGCGGTGCGTGGCGCAACTGCATGGCATGCAAGGGCGCGCAGACCAGCAGGTGAATGGCCGCCAGGCTCAGCATGGCAGCACGCCAGCCCCAACCGCTGATCAACCAGGCCGTCAGCGGAATAAATACCGTGCTGGCCAGCCCGCCCAGAAAGGTCATGGTGATGATGGCCCGGCGAAAGTCGAGCGGAAAACGCCGCGTGACCACCGCAAACACCGGCGTATAAAGAATCGCCGCCATGGCCGCACCCAAACCAGCCCAGGCCAGGTAGAAACCCATGAGACTTTGCACGTTGGCCAAGCCAACCAGACAAATGCCCGCCAACACGGAGCCCGAGGTCATGACGATGCGCTCATGCCCCCGGTCTATCCACCGCCCCACCGGGTAAGCCAATGTGCCCTCCACCAGCAGCGCCAGGCTAAAGGCGAGTGACACCTCCACGCGGGTCAGTGCCAGTTCGGTCTCCACCGGCCCCATGATCAGCGCAAAGGTATAGAAGATGCTGCCCCAACTGATGAGTTGGGCCAGAGATAACCAGCCGACCAGGCCGCGTTGGTAGGTGTTTGTTGCGTGCACTGCTGAATCGTACCGTGGTACCTGCAGCCTATGCGCAGCAACTCACTTTCGCCGCCTGCCCCTTGGCAGGAATGGCGCAACAAGCGCTACCACTGGCCACCGGTGCATGGCCCGCCAGGTTGGTAGAGCAAACACCGGTTTGCGGTAGATCCAACTGCACTTGGTCAGCGGCTGCCATATCGCCGGTAATAGCGGCGACCACCGAGCGGGCCTGCTCGTAGCCGGTGGCCATCAGGAAGTTTGGCGCACGCCCATAACTCTTGGCACCGATGGCGTAAAAACCCTGCTCTGGATGCGCCAGCTCGCGGTGCCCGTGTGGGCGCACCGTGCCGCAGCTGTGTTCATTGGGGTCGATCAGGGGCGCCAAAAGCTCGGTGCTCTCCAACCAGGCATCGTGCTGGGTGCGTAACTCATTGGTGATGTGGTGGTCGGGTCTGGCGCCAGTGGCACCAATGATTGCGTCAACCCCTGACACAGCGGGTAAATCGGGGTTGTCGGCCATGACCGTGAGCGCACCATGCACCTGCACCAGGGCCGCAATCCGAAAACCCAAGTGCACCTCCAGTCGCCCCGCATCCACCAGCTTGCGCAAACGCTCGCCCAGCGCCCCACGTGCGGGCAGACCATCTGCGGCGCCCCCGCCAAACACCTTGGTCGTGTCGCTGCCGCGCACCACCCACACCAGGCGGGTGTGGGGCTCTTGCTCGGCCAGGCTCGCCAGTGCAATCAGGCTGCCCGCTGCAGAGTGCCCGGCCCCCACCACCAGCACCTTCTTGCCAGCGTAACGCACACGTTCCGCGCCCAAAATGTCCGGCATGCCATAACGGATCTGGTCGGCATGCTCCCGCTCACCCAATGCGGGCAGGCCATTGCCACCCAACGGATTCGGCTGCGACCAGGTACCCGACGCATCGATAACAGCCCGCGCGTGGAACTCCTGCACACCCCCGGGCATGTCTACACGCAACACAAATGGCGCAGACGCCCGCCCGCGGGTCTTGACCTTGTCAAACCCCTGGCGGCTGACAGCCTGCACCCGTGCATTGAGATGCAAATACGGTGCAATGCTGGGCAGGCGGCTCAGCGGCAACAGGTAGGTATCGACCAGTTCGGCGGCCGTGGGCAACACATCAGCGGCAGGTGTTAACCAGCCTGCCTGGGCCAGCAGGTCTACCGCCGCCTTGTCGGTGTTGTACTGCCAGGGAGAGAACAGCTGCACCTGGCGATAGCCCTGCAGATGGGCGGCAACGCTGTTACCGGCCTCAAACATTACAAATGGCTGGCCGCGTTGCACCAGGTGGGCAGCCGCGGCCAGGCCAATGGGGCCAGCACCAATAATGGCCACTGGCAATAGGGTTGAAGGAATCAAGTTTTGCATGAAATGTCTCTCGGTGGGTTGATGGATACACACCGGTAAAGACGCAGCTTGCAAAAAAGGTCGCATCTGCCATGCGTTTTGCGCAGCGGCCATTGGTTCAATAATGGAGGCAGCGCGTGGCCCCCAAATTTCTTGCAACCTTTTGGAAGTATTACGTCTTTGGTCTTGTACAGACTGCAACCCCCTACCCACCATGACCCACCAGACGCTCACCGCCACCAACGCCCAAACCATGGAACTCTCGGTGGCCTACCGCACCATGCGCCAGACGCTGCTGGGGTTCTTGCGCAACAAAGTATCAGACCCGACAGTTGCCGAAGACCTGTTGCATGAGGTGTTCCTCAAGGCTTTGACGGCTTTGGAGCGCGGCAATGCGCCCAGCAATATGAATGGCTGGCTCTACACCATTGCCCGCAACGGTGTAGTCGACTTCTACCGCAGCAAGCGCCCCAACGAGGTTTTGCCAGAGGATCTGGCGGCCGTCGAAGCCCATGACGACCTGGCCGAGCAACAACTGGCGCTGTGCCTGAAACCCTTTACCGAAGAACTACCCAGCCTCTACCGCGAGACGCTGCTGGCCACCGACTTTGGCGGACGCAGCCTGCAAGACCTGGCAACACAGTGGGACGTATCGGTATCCGCCGTCAAAAGCCGCGCCAGCCGCGGCCGCAAACTGCTCAAGCAAAAGGTGCTGGATTGCTGCAAGGTCGAAGTCTCCAACACCGGGCATGTGCTGGACTACCATCCGCACGTCAAGTAGCCAGGCGTTTCAGAATTGCATCCCAATGCACCGGCTCGACCGGCGTGATGGACAGGCGGCTGCCTTTTTTGAGCACCAGCAGTTCTTGCAGCTCGGCATCGGCCCGCAAGGCGGGCAATGTCAGATTGCGGGTCTTGCGCAGCACCTGCACATCCACCATCAGCCAACGCGGTGCTTCGGGTTTGGAAGCCGGGTCGTAGTAATGCGACTGCGGGTCAAACTGCGTGGGGTCGGTGTAGGCGCCTGAGGCCACCCGTGCAATGCCCACAATGCCCGGCTCGGCGCAACTGGAGTGGTAGAACAACACGCCGTCGTCCACCCGCATACCATCACGCATGAAGTTGCGCGCCTGGTAGTTGCGCACACCGGTCCACGGCACGGTGGCCTTGGGGGCGGCCAGCGCGTCGTCCACCGAGACTTCGCTGGGTTCCGACTTCATGAGCCAGAATTTGGCCATGTCTTATTGGCCCGTCGCAGGCTGGCGCCCACGCCGCTCCTTGGCTTCAATCAGGCGCTGCACCATGGTGCACACCGCCTTGGCCTGCGCTTCATTCACGTCGATGTTTTCAATGACCGAACGCTTGAACTTGATACCGCTGACGTGGCCACTGCCTTCCACAAAACCCAGGGTCAGAGTGCGGTTCAGGAAGTAGTAACCCAACGCGAACACAAAGCCCACGGCGCCGGCGCCCAAAAAAATGGACGCGCCATTACCCACGGCGCCGGTCCGTGCGGCGTCGGACGCAAACGAGGTGCCAATGAACAGGAAAAACGCCACGATGCCCACCGCAGCCTTCCAGGGCTTGTGGTAACCGTAGTAGGTGGAGCACACACTCTGCAACGGTATCAGTCGCGACTGCGTACCCGCCAGTGACGAACTGGAAAACTCCACCCGGTCCATGCCCACCCGGATGGTGGTCACAGGGTCCACACCCATCAGCGACAGGATCCAGGCGACCAGGCCACTTTCGCGGCCGGTGATGCTGACGTAGTTGTTCTTTTCGTCTATGGGTTTGCTGTCAGCTTTCCAGGATTTGATAACCAGTGCGCTCATGAATAAATTCCCTGCTTGATGTGGTGTAGTTGACGCGCCCGAAAGAGGGCCGGTGAAGCATACCGCAGCCAACAGCGCAAAGGCCCGCCCTAAGACTGCATCACGCCCGTATAAATAAACGCCCCATACCCACCCAACAGCACCACCCCCAGCAACCGCGGCAAACGCCCCACCAGCAGGATGCACATGAAGTGCAGCGCCGCCGCCCCCGCAATGGTGTAGATACCCACCTTGAAAAAACCAGGCACCGTGATGGGGTCAAACAGTGCGAACAGACCAACACACATGGGGATGCAGATATGGCCATCCCCCACCTGGGAGCTGACCACCACATCTTGCCGCCCGGCAAAACCAAAATACAGCGCGATAAACGCATTGGGCAACACCATCAGCGCGCCGCTGAGCCAACCCAGGTCTTTGGCGCTGATATAGGGGCTCTTGACGTGCGACACCCAGTTCACCAGGTAGTCAACACTTTTGAACACGCCATAGGCACTGATGGCGATCAGCACCAGATCGAACACGATCGACCACTGGAAGCTGCGGTTCTTGCGCACGTTGTTCTTCAGAATCTCAA from Rhodoferax sp. AJA081-3 includes these protein-coding regions:
- a CDS encoding sigma-70 family RNA polymerase sigma factor encodes the protein MTHQTLTATNAQTMELSVAYRTMRQTLLGFLRNKVSDPTVAEDLLHEVFLKALTALERGNAPSNMNGWLYTIARNGVVDFYRSKRPNEVLPEDLAAVEAHDDLAEQQLALCLKPFTEELPSLYRETLLATDFGGRSLQDLATQWDVSVSAVKSRASRGRKLLKQKVLDCCKVEVSNTGHVLDYHPHVK
- a CDS encoding NAD(P)-binding domain-containing protein; translated protein: MQNLIPSTLLPVAIIGAGPIGLAAAAHLVQRGQPFVMFEAGNSVAAHLQGYRQVQLFSPWQYNTDKAAVDLLAQAGWLTPAADVLPTAAELVDTYLLPLSRLPSIAPYLHLNARVQAVSRQGFDKVKTRGRASAPFVLRVDMPGGVQEFHARAVIDASGTWSQPNPLGGNGLPALGEREHADQIRYGMPDILGAERVRYAGKKVLVVGAGHSAAGSLIALASLAEQEPHTRLVWVVRGSDTTKVFGGGAADGLPARGALGERLRKLVDAGRLEVHLGFRIAALVQVHGALTVMADNPDLPAVSGVDAIIGATGARPDHHITNELRTQHDAWLESTELLAPLIDPNEHSCGTVRPHGHRELAHPEQGFYAIGAKSYGRAPNFLMATGYEQARSVVAAITGDMAAADQVQLDLPQTGVCSTNLAGHAPVASGSACCAIPAKGQAAKVSCCA
- a CDS encoding MFS transporter, whose amino-acid sequence is MHATNTYQRGLVGWLSLAQLISWGSIFYTFALIMGPVETELALTRVEVSLAFSLALLVEGTLAYPVGRWIDRGHERIVMTSGSVLAGICLVGLANVQSLMGFYLAWAGLGAAMAAILYTPVFAVVTRRFPLDFRRAIITMTFLGGLASTVFIPLTAWLISGWGWRAAMLSLAAIHLLVCAPLHAMQLRHAPPAKVHTAQGRAKVAAGLASLMRSPAFLLVGSFLVLMTAVASALPAHMINLLREHGLSEAWVIAIPASIGAFQVLGRLLLYFFEHHFDLHLANRLIPALIPLGLLALLAAPWAGPAQTGVVVLFVVLFGMGNGMLTIVKGTAMAQYVSREHVATLNGALGVPVALARATAPLALGWMWSASAGYTPGLWAMLITTLVGVAALAWAQQHA
- a CDS encoding EVE domain-containing protein, which codes for MAKFWLMKSEPSEVSVDDALAAPKATVPWTGVRNYQARNFMRDGMRVDDGVLFYHSSCAEPGIVGIARVASGAYTDPTQFDPQSHYYDPASKPEAPRWLMVDVQVLRKTRNLTLPALRADAELQELLVLKKGSRLSITPVEPVHWDAILKRLAT